The Risungbinella massiliensis sequence ATCGCCAGGATAAGAGTAGTTCTCACAGATTAGCGAATCCATTCCTGAGCGATCGAAAGCTCCTGGATACAAGGAGTACTTTCCAACTTCAATGGGTAGTTCTTCTTCTAGAATTAAGATAGCGAAATCATTGTTGTAGTTGTTGGACTGATAATAGTTTGGGAAAACATGAGCGGTTTTGACTGTATAGATCTTTGCATCAGCTGTCTGCTCTTTTAGAGAAGGGATGATCGCGATGCTTTCCGCTACACCATTCTTTGTTATGACACAATGTGCGTTTGTTGCTACTACCTTTCGCGATAGTGCAAAAGCAGTACCAGAATAACGATATCTATTGTCAGTTGTGTTCATGATTCCTGAAAGAAAACAGGTTGCTAATGCTTCCTTGGTTTGGATTTCTGCTTTGACAGGTACTCGAAAGTCTAATGATTCTTTATTTGGTACAGAGACATTTAGAGGTTCTTGGATTTGATTTTCACATGGGTACAACAGATTTTGTAATGGATGTTGGAGTAATACCTCCAATAATTTTGCGTTAAATTCTTGCTGTTCCTGTTGATTCTGTGTAGAAATCATATGTTGTTTATTCAAGATGAGTCTCTCCTCATAGTAATGGAATTTAGGTGTTGCGCTAAACGGACCATTAGCACGCTTAGCGCAACACCCATCCATAAGAGGAGAGAGTGCATTCTTACTCCATTATCTTAGTACAAAATAGTTTGGGAATTAAGTTTAGATTGGCTTTTGCCTAACTTTTTTCAATAAACAACCTCTATGGCAATTCAACATACAAAAAACCTGCCATGAATATCAAGATCCTAATGGATTGAATTACAAACAAACCTTTATCTATGATAAAGAGAATCAATTAACAAGTCAGAAAGATGCCAATACCAACGCAACCAATGGCACAGCCACCTATAACTATACGTATGACGCCAATGGGAATCTACAAACTACTACAAACCCATTGAATGAAACTGCTAGAACAGATTATGACGCCGACAACAATGCAATAAAAGAAACAGATGCCAATGGAAACACCAGTACCAACGAGTACGATGAGGAAAACAATGGAGTTTCTTCTACGGATGCAAGTGAGAAATCTTCTGCTACCAAGTACGATCAGTATGGAAATGTAACAGAAGAGACCAGCTTAATGAGTCCGGGGAATAACCTTGCTTACAATGGTAGCCTAGAAATAGACCGGAATGCAGACAACTGGTCAGATGGTTGGGAGTCCAAAGCTGGTACTGCTACTTTCTCAATCTCTAATACTGGACTAACCTATGAAGGAGTAACTCTAGGAACCAAAAAATCGTCTCACTTCTGTAAAGGACAAAGCAGGAATCACCAGTGCATCTTATACCTATCGTGCAGATCGGATGCGTCAGACGATGACCACCCCAGCCAAAGGAACGATTACATTCCATTACGATGAAAATAAAAACGTGGTATTTGAGACAAATGGCAGTAATACCGTTATCGCTAGATACACCTATAACACTCAAAATCAGCCAGTTAGCATGAAAACCAATGGTCAATATTACTACTATCAGCTAAATGGACATGGTGATGTAGTAGCTTTGACCGATGCAATGGTGCAAAAGTAGCTACTTACGACTATGATGCATTTGGAAATTTGGTAGCAGAGACGGGAACAGTGGACAATCCATATCGGTATGCGGGTTATCGCTATGATAAGGAGACTGGATTGTATTATTTGCAAGCAAGATACTATAACTCGGAGATTGGGAGATTTTTGACGAGGGATACGTTTGAAGGATTTGAGAATGAGCCATTAAGCCAAAATAAATATGCCTATGGTCATAACAATCCAGTAATGAATGTAGATCCTAGTGGGCATATTTCGTGGAGGTTCTTTTATTATATGCATCAAGGGATTACAGCAATTCGGGACGCTATAGCAGATTTAGTGTGGGCTTTCTGGAGGTTTCATAGACCGCTTTATAAAATTTTAAGAGGACTTATGTTTTCTTCAAGAGTAGCTGTTAGGACTGCACAATATTATCTAGCACTATTTTTCTTTGGAACCGAGCGGAAAAGAGTAAAAATCGCATATTCAGGTTAATTGTTTTAGTGCCAATTTACCTTAGTATGTTGCTACGTACTGTAGAAGACTTGGTAAAAAGTATTGAAAACGGGAGTTACCTTTTGGCAGTGTTTTTATTACTGATTATTATCTTTATGATAATTGGCTTTGTTTTGGCTAGTATTACTGAGTTTAATAAGAATTGGATAAATAAATGGTTAGATAAGATTTTACATCAAGATAAAGATAATAAGTAGTCCATGAGGTACTAGTTGAAAATCTACTGGATGGTGGTATGACGAATTCCCTATATAAGAAGTTTGATGGGAGAACTCCTTGGTGGTGAAATGTCATGAGAGACAGTTTAATTTTTGGGATAGTGACAAGTATTGTGATTATTTCTGCATTAGCCATTATACCCATATGGATATGGGCGGAAAAGAGCAAGAACCGCCTTATTAGACTTGTTATTATTGGATTTATTTATACTGGAATGATATCTCGGACGGTTGAAGATTTAGTAAAACACATAGTAGATGGAAAGCATTTTTGGTTATTCTTCTCGATGTATTTGGGATTGTCCTTTTTTTCGTAGCGTTTGTTGGATTGGTATTTGGTGATTGGTGGTTTTTAAAATTACGAAGGAAAAAGAACAATAAAAAGTAGTCTTTAAATGATCCGAAGTAGTGGTGTATCACTCATTTATTATATCCAGATAAAAAGCAGAGAGCTATCTAGTCATTCGAGGTGGCTCTTTGCTTATGTTTTGGTAAAATATAATGTAAGCTTGTTTTTGTTCCATTTTATTCCTTACATTGAAAACAGGAGGATTTCTTGTGAAACCGTACCGACCCATGTGGTCCCTTGTTTCTTATACGAGACTGATGTACTTGTTACAAAAGGCAAAGATTCGCAATCGAGAGCTCCACATCTACTTGGTTCCACATCAAGACGATGAGACATTGACTCAGGCAATTAGCATCCTAAATAACATTCGATTGGGGAATGAAGTCTTTTTGGTGCTAGTGACAGACGGTGCTGCGACAAAAGTGGGCATCGAGCTTGGATTAAGTGCTGAGGAGATTACGGAAGCGAGAAACAATGAGTTTCTAGAGGCCTGTAAATGCTTGGGGTTAACTTCGAGTCGAATTTTGACATGGGGATTACGTGATGGAAAAGTATCGAAAGAAGAAGTGCTCAAAAAAATTGAAGAGATGAATCTACCACAAGATCGACATATTGTCTTTCATACGATGTCTGTATTAGATACCCATCATGATCATCGTCAGATTGCATTGGCTGGAGAAGAGTTACGAAAGGCTGGTTACCAAGTACAAGAACATCTCTCCACTCGCATGTGTCGTACCGAGTCTGTTTTGGATCAACTAAAGGAAGAAGAAGTCTCGGTATATAAACTGATGGCGGAAGAAGACCAGCAAAAATTAATTGCAGCTGTGCAATGTTATTACACGGAAGATGAGGAAAAAAATCGATACGGTATAGGTGGGAAAAGCGTACCACAGGAGTTTGAATCTTTGATCCAAGAACCATATGCAGCTAACTTGGTAGTTTCCAAGAGATCATAGAGACGAAATATAGGATTTTGAAAAAAGCCCTCTGATTCAGTTAAGAATCGGAGGGCTTTTTTAGTGAAGATCTTAAAATGGTTCTACTTCTTTCCATTCTAGTTTGGTTTGTAACGTTTCATTTTCTAGTACAGAGCTTAGTTTGCTACCGCTATCTATCTCTGTAATTTTCCAACCATCTAAATCTCTCAAAGTGATACGGGCATATTGATCCTTGGAGGAAGGTGGTAATTTTAAACTACTAGCAGGTATATGAACTAGGAAAGATTGAAAAGAGTCGCTTTGAGGTTGAGAAGGATCAACCGCAATAAAGTAAGGTTTATCTATACCATTCGTATAGATCGGTGAGGCATTTTCCAAAAACTCGGGCATACTCTCATATTCATCTTGTTGGACTTCTGGAGTGAGTACCTCTGTGATCGCTTTATAGCGCTCCTCAGGTTTTAAACTTTCTGAGTAACCAAATGTATTATCAATTACCGTTTTAACTACGTTCTCTGCTGAGCCGCCTCCACAAGCTACGAGAGAAATACTTACTATAACGAGAAGTAATAAGACCGAAAACTTTCTTGACTTCAAAACATTCACCATCCTTGTTGTTTAACAAAATTATAGTATTATTCTAAGATCAAAGGCAAACAAAAAAAAGATCCCAGCATATCTTAGGGATCTTTTTTGTATTATTTATAGATTAACGGGAAACGGTGCTTTTATGAATATATGCTAATGCACCGCTCCGCATCTTAATTTGATACCATTCTTTTCCTTCACCTGTTACATTCAGAACTAGTCCTTTTGGAAGCTTTTGAATGATGGCTGCAGAGGTAGAAGGATTGGCACGCAGGTTTGCAACACTGACGGTTACTTTGATCGTGCCACTTGCTGGACGAATGCCGTCTTGGTTGACAGGGGTGGTGACATTACTTACTTTGGTTACGATTTCACTGAAGATATAGCCTTCTTTGCCATTGCTTAAGCGAATTCTGTACCAGTCACGAACTTTTCCAGTAACATCTAGTGTTACTCCATTTTTCACTTGGGAGATGATAAAAGCTCCTTGTGAAGGACCGGAACGTACATTAGCGAGATTCACACTTACTTTCACTTTTCCGGAAGCAGGAGAGACAGCGTAGTCTGGGTTTCCGTTCCACTTGTTTGTCGACGTACCACTGTGAATCCAGATCGGAGTTCCCTCAGGTACTAGGCTATATAGTTCACGAAGATTTTCTTTTCCTACACGGATACAACCAGAAGAAGCGTTGGTTCCGATCGAGGAAGGATTATTCGTACCATGGATACCATAAGTACGACCATTATCTCCTTTTACACTAAAACCGAGCCATTTTTCGCCTAATGGGTTATCAGGATGTCCTCCAGGAATGTTTTTCCAACCAGGCATATTAATTTTTACCACTAGTGTGAAGGTACCCTCTGGGGTTAAGTCAGCAGTACGACCTGTTGCTACAGAGTATGTTTTGAAAACGGAGCCATTTTTGTAAAGATATAGTTTGTTTGTTTTTTTGTTAATCTCAATCTGGTAACTGTTGGTTGCAGCGCTTGCGGGAATCTGGAATAGTGAAAAGATCATTGCAAATGCAACCAGACTAGTGATCCAGCCTTTTAAACGAGTAAAAGACATGTAGAGGTTCCTCCTAATATGGTAAATAATACGCTACTCCCCTAGTAAAGGGAGGTAAATTAAATATAAAGGAAAATTTTCTCGTTGGATCAAAAATTTTTGAGCAATTGATGGCAAAAAAAAGCTCCCGAGAAAGACTCGGAAGCTAGGGATATCATAGAGTTTGCCAGTAGTTTATTTCTTAAGAAGGTTTTGCTACACTTTTATGAACATAAGCGATTTGACCGCTTTTTAGACGAACTTGATAGAAATCTCCAACAGTGCCTACCCGAACAATTCGAGTGCCAGCATATACTCGTTGTAGTACTTTTGAATTGAGAGATGCTGCAGAACGGATATTGGTCAGATTTTCCGTAGTGGTAATGTAACCACTAGGTTGTGGAGCTGGAGCTGGTGTTGGTGGTTTTGGAGTAGTTCCAGTTGTTTTAACAGCATAGTCACTATGGATATATGCAGTACGACCATTATAGTTAATGCGATACCAAACACCAGATTTTCCAGTAACTTGGAATGTTTGAGGACGGTTTGCTTTGCCAATGATGGAAGCGCTGAGAGATGCACCAGTGCGAACATTTACACTGGTTCCAGTTACTTTCACCGTTCCAGAGTCAGGAGTAACGGATGGAGGCTTGGTAGTTCCACCGCCAACACCACGCCAAACGTTATTGCTAGTACCACTATGGATCCATACTTTGGTACCAACCGGAACTTTCTTATATAGTTCTTCTACTTGACCGTTATGCATCCGCACGCATCCGCTAGATGCATGGGTCCCAATGGAGTTTGGATTATTCGTTCCATGAATACCGTAGGTACGCCCTTTATCTCCATTTACTTGAATTCCAATCCAACGGCTTCCTAGTGGATTCTTTGGATCCCCACCAGGGATGCCTTTCCAACCTGGGTAAGTGGTTTTAAAGGTAACAGTGAATGTTCCTTCTGGGGTCAAACCGCTTGTTCGACCTGTTGCCACACGATACGTTTTTACTACACGACCATTTTCATAGTAGTATAGGGTATTGGTTCTTTTATTGATTTCGACTTGCACATTGCCAGCTGCATCTGTCCCGATGGTAGGGACAAGGGTAAAGAGAAACGCTGCAATGATGGAAAAAACGACAAAGTTTTTCCATTTTCGGAACATGCGGGTTCCCCTCCCATCTTTTTCTTTTTTTAGTGGCAAACTCTTCTATCTCTTTCTACTTTTATGATAACAAATCGTATCTACTGGCAGAAGGCAAAGATTGCCGATTTCCGCAACATTTTTTTAACATACAGGAGCCTAGAGGAGGAAGTGAACAAATGAAATATAAAATGGTTTTATTTGATATTGATGGTGTTTTTCTTAGTGAAGAAAGATGCTTTGATGTCTCTGCTCTTACCGTTTGGGATTTGTTGAGCAATCCAAAGTTGTTGGGTTATAGTAAGCCTTCGCTTCCAATTGATCCAAACGAGGCGACACTACAGAATATCCGCCAAGATGTATATCAAGAAGACAAAGTTCTACGGTATCTAAAAGACAGGGGAGTCAATTCCAATTGGGATATGGCCTATCTTGTCGTGATTCCGCAGATATTAGATTTACTAGAACATCTCGCCGTACATGACGAAAAGTGGGTTCATTACTTTTTGCAAGGTCCAATGGATCGAGAAGCTCTTCAAAAGTTAGGCGAAATTTGTCATCAATATCAGCTAGAGTGGAGTCCTAACTTTGCCCACTTTTTTGCCTTTTATCAAGAGAATGGAGAAGAGCGCCGAAATCGCCAAGAGTTGTTGGAATATAGTCGCCAGTGGATTAGAGATAAATGGGGGATCGAAATCCCTTCGGTAGCGCGCAGTAGCCAACTTTGGAAATTAGGACAAGCCCTTTATCAGGAGTGGTATCTGGGAGAGAAACTCTATTGGGAGACGGAAAAGAATGAACCTTTGGATATGGGCAAAAAAGGTTATCTCACAGAGGAGATCCCCTTAGCAGATCCTAAGGAATATCGAGAGCTTTTTGCCTCCCTACATCATGCAGGAACCATTGTGGGATTTGGAACAGGACGCTCTAAAGTAGAAGCTCTCATCCCACTACAAGAGATGGGATTGTTAGAGAAGATAGATCCAGAGCGTGTCATAACCGCAACAGATGTAATGTTAGCGGAAGAGAAGTATCCGGAACTGGCTCCACTCGGAAAACCAGAACCATACACTTATCTAAAAGGATATGATGGGGGTAACAGTACATTAGAAACGATCCTAGCTCAGGAGTTGCCACTACCATTGCGCCAGGAAGTGTTGATTGTAGGGGATTCTGTAGCAGATTTATTGGCAGCGAGAAAAATGGGGTGCGCGTTTGCCGCTACTTTGACAGGGTTGAATGGATTGGCGGATCGAAAACTTTTTGAGGAACTAGAGGCAGATTACATCATAGAAAACGTGACGGATTTAAGAAGAGAGGTACTCTTAATCGATTGATATCCAAACAGGTTTTAGAGATAATAGAGATTGGGTATAAAATAAGCGTACCTATAAATTGAATTTCCATATACCTTATTAGGGGGTTTCACTCATGGCAAAATACGAACTGCCTGCTCTTCCTTACGGTTTTGATGCATTAGAGCCACATGTTGATGCTCTTACCATGGAGATCCACCATGATCGTCATCATGCTACATATGTAAATAACTTGAATGCAGCGCTCGAAGGTCGTGACGAGTTAAGCAGCAAATCTATTGAAGAATTAATCTCCAACTTGGATGCAGTACCAGAAAGTATCCGTACTGCAGTGCAAAATAATGGTGGTGGACATGCGAACCATAGCTTGTTCTGGGAAATTCTCAGTCCAAATGGTGGTGGTGCTCCAACTGGAGAACTAGCGGATGCGATCAACACTACTTTTGGAAGTTTTGAAGATTTCCAAGGACTTTTTGCAGATGCAGCTACCAAACGTTTCGGTAGTGGCTGGGCTTGGTTGGTTGTGCAAGATGGTAAATTGGCTGTTACCAGTACACCAAACCAAGATAGCCCATTAATGGTTGGCGCTACTCCAATCTTGGGACTCGATGTTTGGGAGCATGCTTATTACCTAAACTACCAAAACAAACGCCCTGACTACATCAAAGCATTCTGGAACGTTGTAAACTGGGATGAAGTAAACAAACGTTACCAAGCAGCGAAATAAGGTGCGACAAAAACCTAGAAGTGATCGGCTTCTAGGTTTTTTTGTAAATATCACATAAAATATTAAATATGGAAAACGAAATTTTCAAAAAGGGAGTGGCAGATTGGTTTCCAAGAAGATCCTTGTTTTGTGCAGTATGATGCTAATGCTAATTTGGGGATTGATTGGATGCTCTAGTTCACAAAAGGCGGAATCTGATATGAAGCATTCTCAGCAAAATGAAGAGGTACCTACTCCGAAAAAAGGGTTTCAATTAATCTCTGAACAAGAACCTTTGTCTGGTGATGTCCAAGCTTGGATTGAATCTGCAAAGATGACAGAAGGAGTTCATACACTAGTAAGCGGTGGTGTTCGTTATGTCCTTCTCTCACTCGGAGAGAGACCCAATGCTGGTTATCGAATCGAAGTAGTCGAGATTGAGGAAGCTCCCAATTATTCGACCGTATTCGTTCGTGAAAAGAAACCAGACCCTAATATGTTCTATCCTCAAGTGATTTCGTATCCCTATGTGTTAGGGACCAGTGAAAAGGAAGTAAGAATGGAGATATTGGAAAAATAAATGAGAGATGAGAAGTAAGTAGAGGGAGTGGGGATTTCTCTCACTTTCTTTCTCTATCAGTTTCTTGAAAGAGTACTCTATTCCTACTTCAAGCACATATCCTGATTGTGGTACAGAACATGACAGGGACATGAATGCTACTGCTAGTCCAAAGAGTGATCAACGCCGCAAAGCATAACAGTCTGGAAACCGTCATTATTACGGAAAAA is a genomic window containing:
- a CDS encoding trypsin-like serine peptidase; this translates as MNKQHMISTQNQQEQQEFNAKLLEVLLQHPLQNLLYPCENQIQEPLNVSVPNKESLDFRVPVKAEIQTKEALATCFLSGIMNTTDNRYRYSGTAFALSRKVVATNAHCVITKNGVAESIAIIPSLKEQTADAKIYTVKTAHVFPNYYQSNNYNNDFAILILEEELPIEVGKYSLYPGAFDRSGMDSLICENYSYPGDKTNYSIWYDKRLVTKENQTLVTTNFSYGGQSGSPIAMTFHLYEYPPVIAVHSAGLFDIVGGVKEQVAAIMTEIDFEKILFIRDTLPDNLLQDIVVY
- a CDS encoding RHS repeat domain-containing protein, with product MNYKQTFIYDKENQLTSQKDANTNATNGTATYNYTYDANGNLQTTTNPLNETARTDYDADNNAIKETDANGNTSTNEYDEENNGVSSTDASEKSSATKYDQYGNVTEETSLMSPGNNLAYNGSLEIDRNADNWSDGWESKAGTATFSISNTGLTYEGVTLGTKKSSHFCKGQSRNHQCILYLSCRSDASDDDHPSQRNDYIPLR
- a CDS encoding PIG-L deacetylase family protein, encoding MKPYRPMWSLVSYTRLMYLLQKAKIRNRELHIYLVPHQDDETLTQAISILNNIRLGNEVFLVLVTDGAATKVGIELGLSAEEITEARNNEFLEACKCLGLTSSRILTWGLRDGKVSKEEVLKKIEEMNLPQDRHIVFHTMSVLDTHHDHRQIALAGEELRKAGYQVQEHLSTRMCRTESVLDQLKEEEVSVYKLMAEEDQQKLIAAVQCYYTEDEEKNRYGIGGKSVPQEFESLIQEPYAANLVVSKRS
- a CDS encoding SH3 domain-containing protein, whose protein sequence is MSFTRLKGWITSLVAFAMIFSLFQIPASAATNSYQIEINKKTNKLYLYKNGSVFKTYSVATGRTADLTPEGTFTLVVKINMPGWKNIPGGHPDNPLGEKWLGFSVKGDNGRTYGIHGTNNPSSIGTNASSGCIRVGKENLRELYSLVPEGTPIWIHSGTSTNKWNGNPDYAVSPASGKVKVSVNLANVRSGPSQGAFIISQVKNGVTLDVTGKVRDWYRIRLSNGKEGYIFSEIVTKVSNVTTPVNQDGIRPASGTIKVTVSVANLRANPSTSAAIIQKLPKGLVLNVTGEGKEWYQIKMRSGALAYIHKSTVSR
- a CDS encoding L,D-transpeptidase family protein; this encodes MFRKWKNFVVFSIIAAFLFTLVPTIGTDAAGNVQVEINKRTNTLYYYENGRVVKTYRVATGRTSGLTPEGTFTVTFKTTYPGWKGIPGGDPKNPLGSRWIGIQVNGDKGRTYGIHGTNNPNSIGTHASSGCVRMHNGQVEELYKKVPVGTKVWIHSGTSNNVWRGVGGGTTKPPSVTPDSGTVKVTGTSVNVRTGASLSASIIGKANRPQTFQVTGKSGVWYRINYNGRTAYIHSDYAVKTTGTTPKPPTPAPAPQPSGYITTTENLTNIRSAASLNSKVLQRVYAGTRIVRVGTVGDFYQVRLKSGQIAYVHKSVAKPS
- a CDS encoding HAD family hydrolase; translated protein: MKYKMVLFDIDGVFLSEERCFDVSALTVWDLLSNPKLLGYSKPSLPIDPNEATLQNIRQDVYQEDKVLRYLKDRGVNSNWDMAYLVVIPQILDLLEHLAVHDEKWVHYFLQGPMDREALQKLGEICHQYQLEWSPNFAHFFAFYQENGEERRNRQELLEYSRQWIRDKWGIEIPSVARSSQLWKLGQALYQEWYLGEKLYWETEKNEPLDMGKKGYLTEEIPLADPKEYRELFASLHHAGTIVGFGTGRSKVEALIPLQEMGLLEKIDPERVITATDVMLAEEKYPELAPLGKPEPYTYLKGYDGGNSTLETILAQELPLPLRQEVLIVGDSVADLLAARKMGCAFAATLTGLNGLADRKLFEELEADYIIENVTDLRREVLLID
- a CDS encoding superoxide dismutase, translating into MAKYELPALPYGFDALEPHVDALTMEIHHDRHHATYVNNLNAALEGRDELSSKSIEELISNLDAVPESIRTAVQNNGGGHANHSLFWEILSPNGGGAPTGELADAINTTFGSFEDFQGLFADAATKRFGSGWAWLVVQDGKLAVTSTPNQDSPLMVGATPILGLDVWEHAYYLNYQNKRPDYIKAFWNVVNWDEVNKRYQAAK
- a CDS encoding protease complex subunit PrcB family protein; this translates as MVSKKILVLCSMMLMLIWGLIGCSSSQKAESDMKHSQQNEEVPTPKKGFQLISEQEPLSGDVQAWIESAKMTEGVHTLVSGGVRYVLLSLGERPNAGYRIEVVEIEEAPNYSTVFVREKKPDPNMFYPQVISYPYVLGTSEKEVRMEILEK